The Candidatus Goldiibacteriota bacterium genome contains a region encoding:
- a CDS encoding adenine phosphoribosyltransferase encodes MMEKQIKKVIKDVVDFPKKGIIFKDVTPVFSDAAIFKKLINTLAKRYSGKKIDAIVGVESRGFIIGAPLAYKLGLPFVPVRKPGKLPRETYKEEYALEYGTNTLEIHKDALKKGNKVIVVDDLLATGGTMEASARLAERCGAKVAEMVFVVELDFLKGREKLKDYKVFSIVHY; translated from the coding sequence TTGATGGAAAAGCAGATTAAAAAAGTCATTAAAGATGTTGTGGATTTTCCAAAGAAAGGGATAATTTTTAAGGATGTAACTCCCGTGTTTTCTGATGCCGCAATTTTTAAGAAACTTATTAACACCCTTGCCAAAAGGTATTCAGGCAAAAAGATAGATGCCATAGTGGGTGTTGAATCAAGGGGATTCATTATAGGCGCGCCGCTTGCGTATAAGCTTGGGCTGCCGTTTGTGCCTGTAAGAAAACCGGGAAAGCTTCCGCGTGAAACCTATAAAGAAGAATACGCGCTTGAATACGGCACCAATACGCTGGAAATTCACAAGGATGCTTTGAAAAAAGGTAATAAGGTAATTGTGGTGGATGACCTGCTTGCCACAGGCGGAACCATGGAAGCGTCCGCCAGGCTGGCAGAACGCTGCGGCGCCAAAGTGGCGGAAATGGTATTTGTGGTGGAACTTGATTTTCTTAAAGGCAGGGAAAAGCTTAAAGATTATAAAGTATTTTCAATAGTCCATTATTGA
- a CDS encoding sigma-70 family RNA polymerase sigma factor yields MKKKKKASGVKKKIIKKVKSKKIKKTVVSVIAKKPGKKAAKKEEPSELAEDFAADTESEQDTPDVSGDKINIKRDLILKGIEDEEEDEKSILKAVNGKDALALYFDEIRSEKVLSAEEERDLIIKTQHGDDVAKAKLTKANLKLVVKTAKKYEYFGVPLIDLIEEGNIGLLKAVEKFEVERGFRFSTYATWWIKQSINRAIANQKNTIRIPVHILDVYHKYLKLLEKEVKDKGKIPENYDMARKLRIDPIKLNEILNIIKSPKSLDLEYESEDGEGGRSLKDTVEDMVQAKPDQELFDNEKKETMMELIRMLKPNEQQVIICRFGLENKQILTLEEIGKKLKLTRERIRQIEAIAIKKLKYFMKTADKK; encoded by the coding sequence ATGAAGAAAAAAAAGAAAGCGTCAGGGGTAAAAAAGAAGATAATTAAAAAGGTTAAAAGCAAAAAGATAAAGAAAACTGTTGTATCAGTAATTGCAAAAAAGCCGGGGAAGAAAGCTGCAAAAAAAGAGGAACCTTCCGAACTTGCCGAAGATTTTGCCGCTGACACAGAGTCTGAACAGGATACCCCGGATGTTTCAGGGGATAAAATAAACATAAAACGTGACCTTATTTTAAAGGGTATTGAAGATGAAGAGGAAGACGAAAAATCCATATTAAAAGCGGTAAACGGCAAGGATGCTCTTGCCCTGTATTTTGATGAAATAAGGTCGGAAAAGGTATTAAGCGCGGAAGAAGAACGCGACCTTATCATTAAAACGCAGCATGGCGATGACGTTGCAAAGGCTAAACTGACCAAGGCAAACCTGAAACTTGTGGTAAAAACAGCAAAAAAATATGAATACTTTGGCGTGCCTTTAATTGACCTTATTGAAGAAGGAAACATAGGCCTTTTGAAAGCTGTTGAGAAGTTTGAAGTGGAACGCGGCTTTCGGTTCAGTACATACGCCACCTGGTGGATAAAGCAGTCCATAAACAGGGCTATTGCCAATCAGAAAAATACGATAAGAATCCCGGTGCATATACTGGATGTATATCATAAGTATTTAAAGCTTCTGGAAAAAGAAGTAAAAGATAAAGGCAAAATTCCGGAAAATTACGATATGGCAAGGAAATTAAGAATAGACCCCATTAAATTAAATGAGATATTGAACATAATTAAGTCGCCCAAGTCGCTTGACCTTGAATATGAAAGTGAAGACGGCGAAGGCGGCAGGTCTTTAAAAGACACTGTTGAAGATATGGTGCAGGCAAAACCGGATCAGGAACTTTTTGACAATGAGAAAAAAGAAACTATGATGGAACTTATCCGCATGCTGAAGCCGAATGAACAGCAGGTAATAATCTGCAGGTTTGGCCTTGAAAATAAGCAGATACTTACGCTGGAAGAAATAGGAAAAAAACTTAAACTGACGCGCGAGCGTATAAGGCAGATAGAGGCAATTGCGATTAAAAAACTTAAGTACTTTATGAAGACCGCCGACAAAAAATAA
- a CDS encoding acylphosphatase yields the protein MAELAGVLITVSGMVQGVGYRWHCRQKAAGLGLKGYVKNLENGDVELKVFGERGDINGLVSEITRRDKSFAVTDIKIDDISFDKSYNDFVIL from the coding sequence ATGGCGGAATTGGCCGGCGTATTAATAACGGTAAGCGGAATGGTGCAGGGGGTGGGCTACCGCTGGCACTGCAGGCAAAAGGCGGCCGGACTGGGGCTTAAAGGGTACGTGAAAAATCTGGAAAACGGCGATGTGGAACTTAAAGTATTTGGGGAGCGCGGGGATATAAACGGGCTGGTATCTGAAATCACAAGGCGCGATAAGTCTTTTGCCGTGACAGATATAAAAATTGATGACATATCTTTTGATAAAAGTTATAATGATTTTGTAATATTGTAA
- a CDS encoding MerR family transcriptional regulator yields the protein MEIRDKKYYPIREVAQITDVKESVIRFWEQNFDELKPIKNRVGQRKYTKKDIDVIFIIKRLLYDDEYKISGAQKKVKEILAAEDGQQLELFELEEKLGQQKIEDVKKGLMECLEILRS from the coding sequence ATGGAAATAAGGGATAAAAAGTACTACCCGATAAGGGAAGTGGCGCAGATAACGGATGTCAAGGAATCCGTAATAAGGTTCTGGGAGCAGAACTTTGATGAGTTAAAACCGATAAAGAACAGGGTAGGGCAGAGAAAATATACAAAAAAAGATATTGATGTTATCTTTATTATAAAAAGGCTTCTTTATGATGATGAATATAAAATAAGCGGCGCGCAGAAAAAGGTAAAAGAGATTCTTGCCGCTGAAGACGGGCAGCAGCTGGAACTTTTTGAACTTGAAGAGAAATTAGGCCAGCAGAAAATTGAAGATGTTAAAAAAGGCCTTATGGAGTGCCTGGAAATATTAAGGAGTTAG